The nucleotide sequence GATGCCTGTGTTGCCCTATAACTTTGTTTAAACAAGAAAGCCACCAGTCCAAACCAAACGATCATCACAGATACTGACAGGTACTTTAACAATCTCCTCCCTACAAAACCATTCGCAACAAGTAATCGTCAGATATTGATTAAATCTTGTTTTCGTAAGTTAAAAGATCTTAGATCGAGGGGCTACTTTGAGCGAAAAAGATGCTCAATAAGACAAGAACCGCAATGGTCTTAATTTGTTGAGCTAGTCTTCTTTCATGTTCGAATTGATTCACAGCTGGAATAGCCCATACAGATAAGATGGCTAGGATGCCAAAAACAGCATAAGTTAGCCATAAATCCGCATCAAATCGCTTCAAGAATCCCCATGGCCAAGAGTCTCTTTCTTTGATTCGGATTAGTGTCCCTATACCAACGTCAGTGTAAGTTGCCGTGAAGTCGACATACTGAGATCTACTGGCTAGGATCGTTGAATCTCCAAGAACACCATCGAGTTGCTGTTAAACACAAAAACCAGTAAGTTGTCTTTATATGTAATTTGTGCGTGTTGAACATGAAGTCGAATGTATCCTTACCTGATTATAAACCTTGTTTATAAGATCGTCGTAACTTCCACTCGCAAATGGGACAAGTTCGTAAGACACTTCATATGGTAATGCATGGAGACAAGTGTTGAAAACATCAACAGAGAACCCGGTAGCAGTTGTCCTGTTCTTCTGAGCATCATAATATGCATCTGCAAAGTAGTTAAAACTTGGACCTGTTCTGACACCGATCCTTAACGTTTTCCCGACATTCATTCGCGAAATCCAACCTTTTGGAGTCACAGTAGATCCTCCAGGCCAAATAACATCTTCTATGTTACTACTAGAATGCGGCGCAGCGTCATGGAGTGGTAAATGAGCTCTTCTAATTCCGTTCGATACTGTCCAATGTCCAACTTTTCTTTCTCCATGGTCGACCGCATTTATGATCTCAAAACCATTGGAGACCAGTTTATTTCCACTAAGTCGAAACTCGCCACTTGCACCCTTGAATTCAATATTTACGATCTCACTTAAAATCATAGAACCGGCTCCAACCTTCTCTATAGACTCCGCAAGGGCCCAAACTGTGTCGTACGCCCATATGGCAAGCGTAGGTAGCTCTCTCGAGGACCCATTTCGCCATCTCTTTGACAAGTCATGCATCTTACTCGACATTGGAATATAAGGCCGAAAACCAATCGCCCCTTGTAGTGATTCAATAACTTGGAATTCTGTTGAATGCATTATTTCAATGGTTTTCGGCGTTAAGATCCATGCATATTCTTTACTCATCATTCCCAACATCTTTGCATTTAGGAAAATGCTAGATGCTAACGAAGGTGACACGTGTACAATAACTATGGTTGTTTGGATGCTCATTAGCTTGCGCAACTCTTCAATGACTTGATCATTTGTTGCAGATGCCGAAATGGCACTTCTGTAAGTGATTCGTATGTTTTTGTCTTGAAACGATTCGAACAGATGCTCTAAGATGTTGTGCTCATGATCAGTGTCCTCATAAACAAAGATAAGGTCCCTCCATTTAAATAGTTGTACCAGGGCAGCAATGCCTTGGGTCATAGCGAATTCGTCTTCTATAATTTGAAAAAGGTAAGGATGTTGCATTGAGGATTTACCAGCAAAAGTAAATATAGGCACCTTGGTCTCGTCGGTCACTAGTTTTGAGCCGATATACGTTTCTGGGCCTATGATTGCACTCACCTTCACTGTATTCAGGAGATCAACAACTGTGAAATCATGTAAACAAAACATTgttaaataaaaatttatatatatatacatatataaggGTGATGGTACAAGAAATAGCAACTTTATATAGTGTCTTGActaaatgttagaaaaagaaactGCCAAGATATGAATATAAAACACCAATCAGAAACTACACTCTAGTACTTATTGAGTGATTTTTTTGTGCATAGGACAATGAattctagatcaagtggtggaacaCTTCTATCTTTTGGGAGATTCAGGTTCAATTCTCATTTGGTGCAGAGTGAGACATTGGTGGGCAATAATAGGAGACCTACGGAAACCTGGGTTCGATcattgagccaaacgggttttacgaTAAtatcactgtcgtgcctacgggcgggtgggttaccgggttttccctggaattggtggtggactcgggttactctcggagtactcccgTAGGTATTCcaagagtgctcgggattgattttGTTATATAGGCtttgacggaccactggagtattattgtgccaccagcggaaccaccagatcatatccatctccactaggcataatgcctgaaggggtatggtctcagaactcgcgtcagcacgaccgcgagtgaccattacccttatcaaaaacccccaccagcaagaacttatctgtgtccgtgcgggcacgcgcgaacatAGCTgtcgaatccaatcggtcaagtgatggaagaagacttaccttgtgtatgaaaacgggTGTACGCATaacgatgcggcctagcaccgcatcctatgaacactttcgtcacgacaagggatctggacaacagcaacagtcaccataagcggcgatgcggcctagcaccgcatcccgCAGTCTTCGTCAGAGTGGGAACGCGGAAACAACAGCGGTTACcacaggcagcgatgcggcgcagcactgcatcctgcccacgaggcaagtgggactgacaccacggagcaagtggcaccaatgacagtcgcctgtcagccctcacgtaagcaacagactgacactgcagtaggacgtggcttcacctccacaaccgacaagactgacacacctgcataagggcggcATGTCGTTAGTCTGTCCACTCAACCACCTCCTTcgctcctcggctataaatacccatcctaaaccaggtttgaggtatctcttcacaactctctcactactactactatcacacactttgcttctcaagcaaattactgattctcacgccggagagtggtaacaaggagcatattttccttgtgcaggagacaaCCCAGCTGACGGtccagccaccgatcctcggaaagaaaggattaaccctatttgacgagaccagtgaattaacctcccctggttaaccactgtttcatcaatgcctatacaccaattcaggaggaaacccaataaatatgggaaaaacccctTGTGAGAATCCCAAAGTCTTATCTCACACCCAAGATGCCACTAGACTATAAAGCCATGTACTGTAATCAATTAATTTAAAATCTAGATTGCCAAGCTTGAGTTACCAAGATTCGATAATACGTGTCAAATTcattaactatttttttttatagAATTTACAAAAATATATGCATTTTATTTTATCTTGAAAGTGTAATATTTCATTTTGTGCTTCATGATGAATAAGATTTGCAATAGCCTCCTCAATCCTCATCCCGAAGGTGAGGTGTGGATTTCAACCCATGTACTATGGTTGCATGTTTTACGACGAATTTTTGGTCAAAAATTTAGAAGATAAAATTTCTGAAGAATTTTTGCGTTGGTAATCCGTTAAAAATAATCATTAAAGATAAAGCCCGACCCTCGGTCTTTAATGCATCTTTTGTCTCCCCAAACCCTACTATTTGTTGGTTTTAAAGGTATATAAGAATGTGAAGTTAAATCTGTCATATCAGCTGGTGTTAACCAGTTTATTGAAATTGGTAGTCTGGAGATAAAATTCAGGTACGTTAATGTATGCCGATTTTTGCACATGGTCACTTTGTTTCACAGTCTTCGGGAACAAGTGATCTTCGGGAAGGAACAAGTGATCAGCATATGTTTCAATCTAGTTTTACACGATATAGTTTGGTTCCAAGTTCCACGAGTAAAATAGAGCTTGGACGATACTTCATAAGTCAATCCGTGTGACTAAaataacatgttgacacattacTAGTCCCATTAAGGCCAATTAGTGGACATATTATCTAGCATTGGTCACTGATACCTAGATGACTCCTTATAACTTATAATCTAATGTGACTAGGTGTATGATAAAAACAATTTAATAACATATGACAAGGCCTATTGATGACTTATCATCTAACATAGGTCATTAAGGCCACCCGGGGCGCCACGTTATGAACCAAGTTCCACACGTGATGTAGCATGATATACCGCCGCCGGCCCACTTGATAACGCGTGAATCGTATAACGCGTGCCCACTATCACACGTGATTTTGTTACCGTGGTGATGAGAGCCGGATGTGTGGAGAGTGGCTGAGAGGTGATTTTTCCGGTGGAGAGTGGCCGAGGAGCGGCGGATGTGTGGAGGCTCTGGTTGTGGATATGATTTAGGGTTTGTGGTGATGGAGGTTAGGTGTTTATCTGTATAAAGATGGGCCAAAAGACGGGTCACGCCTAATGTTGGGCCCGTTGGACTAAAGATGGGCCAATTTATTGTTagtttataatttaaaaaaaaaaaccatcactagtgatgggcatttcgactaaaatccatcactagtgatggaataaaactcgatgacatggcggaacttgattggatgttgtaagttatggaattccatcactagtggaCCGCCGCTACCCATATAGGATATTCACCCTACTTAATATTTTGACAAGGACGTTTAGTTACTTTGTCAATTGTCaatatcattttttttataaatatttatctAATTCAGGAGTTTGGTCACAAGGCTAATCCTCTTTTGAGAAGCTAACAATTTTCTTTATTATATCGAACACCTTTAACTTACCCCTTTTAAGCACTTCATCtatgttttatttcaatataTCAAATTCTGTTATACAACATGTATGTACCATATTTGACCATAGATATCCTCTTTTTTATTGCAAAACCAAATTTGGATAAGAAAAGACAAATATAGAACCAAATTGTTTTTATATAAACATAGAAGGAAGAAAAAATATAAGAAtagcaaaggaaaagaaaagaTAATAAACTGATAATTTGGTTCATTTCCatgtttataaaaataataatgtttGTTCAGTTtttaaaacttttatttataaattGCCTCCTAAATAAGTGATGCAGTATAACATAGTAAGAATATATTATCTTACTGTTTGACATAGCTTCTAGTGGATCTCCCTTGGAATCCCTAGGGTGGAGGGCTATCTTGCTTCTGTAACTATCATTACGAGCATAGAAGTCCGAAATGGCCATCGTAATGCTACTGTTAATGGATTTTCCGACCCATGATTCCATGTCAAGAACAACCCCGACATCAACGATATCTGCATGTAAACCATGGCTAAAAGTGCAGA is from Helianthus annuus cultivar XRQ/B chromosome 9, HanXRQr2.0-SUNRISE, whole genome shotgun sequence and encodes:
- the LOC110893008 gene encoding glutamate receptor 2.5, with product MSPNKTNFWLILFFCTFSHGLHADIVDVGVVLDMESWVGKSINSSITMAISDFYARNDSYRSKIALHPRDSKGDPLEAMSNIVDLLNTVKVSAIIGPETYIGSKLVTDETKVPIFTFAGKSSMQHPYLFQIIEDEFAMTQGIAALVQLFKWRDLIFVYEDTDHEHNILEHLFESFQDKNIRITYRSAISASATNDQVIEELRKLMSIQTTIVIVHVSPSLASSIFLNAKMLGMMSKEYAWILTPKTIEIMHSTEFQVIESLQGAIGFRPYIPMSSKMHDLSKRWRNGSSRELPTLAIWAYDTVWALAESIEKVGAGSMILSEIVNIEFKGASGEFRLSGNKLVSNGFEIINAVDHGERKVGHWTVSNGIRRAHLPLHDAAPHSSSNIEDVIWPGGSTVTPKGWISRMNVGKTLRIGVRTGPSFNYFADAYYDAQKNRTTATGFSVDVFNTCLHALPYEVSYELVPFASGSYDDLINKVYNQQLDGVLGDSTILASRSQYVDFTATYTDVGIGTLIRIKERDSWPWGFLKRFDADLWLTYAVFGILAILSVWAIPAVNQFEHERRLAQQIKTIAVLVLLSIFFAQRRRLLKYLSVSVMIVWFGLVAFLFKQSYRATQASLTSVEKVELALKQGVVGFHGGSLFGDLKLSYNMKNSYHSYEDYDDALSRGGKHGGADAIVDEVPYIKMFLRRYPHDYAMVLSKPITSGFGFIFAKGSPLVIEMSREIAKIREDGTLMKLEMEWFGKDFSLAFPTMVEPPNLVRFWGLFIVIGVSLALALMVLALYLVRARMDLETIITFLVGQSLVATTVNLWVKISNRAGRADFYLQDRLIRLYNFFNE